DNA from bacterium:
TTCCGTACTGATGATGAGCTTCTTTTTCAGCTTAATTTCTTCGGATAGCGCAAGAAGTCACTTCGAATCCTTTCGTGAAACCCTGCCTCCCGCCTTCACTTCCACACCGACTTCATCGGCAATCACGAAGTCGACTTCCATTTTTGATTCAGTTCTCCAGTAAGTGAGTGCTTTGTCACTTCGGTGATAATCCAGAAACGCTTTGATCTCCAGAAAAATCAGATGCTCGAGTGCGCGTCCGAATAGTTCCGAACCAGGATATATTTGTCCCCTATTCATTAATGCGTTCGCGACCCCCACATCGAAAAAATAAAACTTGGCAGTCGAGACCGGTTTTCTCTTGATACTTTTTCTGTAGGCTCCAAGTTGGAAACCGATCAAAGTATCTTCCAGGACCTGGAAATGTTCCCGAACAGTTCTGGGTGGCACGCCGGCATCCTCACCCACTGACAAGTAGCCGGCATATTACTGTTGGATGATAAACTGAAACTAGGGAATCCGCTCGAAGTTATGCAGGAAGTCCGACGACTAAAGAAGGCTTCCAGCGAAATCGACGCATGATTCTAAAATACTTGCGTGCTCTCTATGAACATTCGTGAGTTTGTTGTTGTCAAAATCCATGATGGCCTCCGTTTCGACGGAGCATTTGAATCGACTCAAGATCGAATCATTGTTCACAGAAAGTCACCGCACGGCATCTTCAGTAAGTGGTTTAATATCCCCCATAGTGACGTAAAAGAATGCAGAATCAGCGGGTACGAAATGTATTTATGCAGCTCCG
Protein-coding regions in this window:
- a CDS encoding DUF4143 domain-containing protein, whose amino-acid sequence is MPPRTVREHFQVLEDTLIGFQLGAYRKSIKRKPVSTAKFYFFDVGVANALMNRGQIYPGSELFGRALEHLIFLEIKAFLDYHRSDKALTYWRTESKMEVDFVIADEVGVEVKAGGRVSRKDSK